The DNA region GTGTTTAGCTAGTTGTTTTGTTTGCCTCTATGTGATGTTCATTGGagtgaaaatacacactgcttaGTAGTTATTTCCTTTCATCTCCTCTATAATTACTAAATCCATTGCTCTGCAATAATGTAATGTCTACAGTATTTGGAGTGAACTGGCTAAAACCAAAGAGGTAAAGTCTTTATAATAGATTAGTCTATCCAAATAACATTTTGGCTTGCTTGACCAACCTTGTTAAAAATCATACTCTGCTTGTAAACACAGTTTCTAAAGAATTATTTCTCTCTGGTTGAATATGTGATTATCATACTTATAGGCATTGGTTTCACATGGCTAAGTTATCTTCATCTatctttattttcttaaattgttTTCAGGCAACGTACACGTTTACAGAAATGGAAGAATGCACTTTGCACACCATAATAGGCAAGAAAGacgagagcagcagagagatgTAAGTCCTGTCTCTAATACTTTAATCACACTTGAATTTGATACCAGCTGATGCACTGTATGGCCTGTAATGAAACTGCAatcaagttgttttttttgtctctggaCAGGGAGGTCTAGCTCTGTTTGTCCAGCTGATGCCCATCCTAATCCTCATCATTGTTTCTGCTCTTAGCCAGATGATGGTCACCCAGCCTCCCTATAGCCTTAGCTACCGCCCGTAAGTGTTGCACCACTCAGAGAGCTTTCTGAGGTTGCATAAAATGTTTCATCTGCCTTACTCTATTACGTCTTCTCTGTACATCAGGTCTGCTGGACATATTCACAAAAGGCATACATCGAATCTGAAGGTGCTTTTCTATGTGGGCGAACGTTTCAATGAAGAATATTCTGGGAATAACCTGAAGAATGTTGAGAGAAGTGTAGAAGAAGACTACATCTCTAACCTCAGAAACAACTGTTGGAAGGAGAAGCAGCAGAGTAAGtttacactagggctgcaccTGACAGTTATTTTGATTGATTAATCTGCCAggtattttctcaattaatcagtTGTTACTTAACTATTACTACTTTACAGTACTGCAGCTGTGAAGTATGCCACCTTGATTTTAAATTAGGTGTGTTCTTAGTTCATTGGTGACGAAAATTGGTGTTGAAATAACATCTCTTTGTGAGTTCCTTACAAACAGCTTACAAAGGATTAATTTACATATGATGTCATATTTAAAGAATAGTTGATTGAGAGTAGCAGATTGCATACTGAAATACACTCTTGTACTTTCAGAGGAAGGCTTACTGTATCGTGCTCGTTACTTTGGGGATTCTGAGTTGTACCAAAGGGCACAGAGAATGGGGACTCCCAGCTGTTCCAGACTATCTGAGATCCAGGTTATAATGGATGGCTAAAAACCACTTGCGCACATATGGGTAAGTTGCCATCACCATCACATTGCAATGTAATGTATAAGTGCTACTGTATACAATACATGAACTGCGAAGACTCTATGTACACATCCCTCTTCATTACAGTTGACAGTTTTCAAAGTATAACAAACAAACTTTTCAGGATgctgtttccattcatttttaataaaaatgcgTTCCTTTTAATATGTTATCCATTACAGCAAGTGTTTagtcagttttatttttgtccGTTAACTTATTGACACATGGTAATGCAGTTGCAAGCAGGGACTGGCACCTGATATTTAAGAGTCAGCTATGTTGTCTCAGATGTCGGCGTTTGCCACAGGCACTTTACTGCACTAACAAGAAGAGTTTTTAAATCAGGTCCTGTTAACAACTGCATTCGACCCAGCCCTGTTAAAGAATTATAGACCAATCTCCAAGCTACCCTTTTTATCCAAAGtcctggggggaaaaaatcctGATGGAACCACGCCTGAAGTTTATTGAGTATCATACAATTTTTGATAAATTTCACTCTGGCTTCACCACAATCATAGTACTGTCTGAGACAGCATTACCAAGAGTGACCAATCGCATTCTTATGCATGCAGACAGGGTGAATATTTTATTACTCGATTTGACCGCTATCTTGATGCAATCGATTGTGCCATTTTACTTGGTAGGTTGCATAAGTGGGTTGGCATTTCTAGTACATCTTCAAACTGGTGTCATTCTTATTTGACAAATAGCTATTTAAATGTTTGCTGTCCTCCCTCCACGATTGCTTGGCCACCACCAAATGATTGGATGTCTCTTAACTTCCTATAATTAAactgaaattattttaaatggaaCTGATAAGTTTGCCACTGCAATTGATTTATGAGCTTATTGGTTCATTCCACTCAAATATGAATTCCACTGCTAAGAATCTTGTCATCATCTTTGACCATAATATTACTTTTGACCATCATGTTACTTCAAAAATCAAATCTATCTGGTCTTCTATGAATCTTGAACTATTAATTCACACCTTTGTTTTCTACTGTCTAGATCAGAGATCTTTAACAGGGGGTCCCCacagtcactgcagggggggcctccaaattatattataattattagcaaatataaatttagCCTGTTTTGTGGAAAAACCCCACTGATTGatccacatgtatgtgtaacattaaaagatgatttataaaatcatgctgacaaatattattttaatagcttagtattctatgcactaaaaaggtatggaTAAAGGCattaggctgccctacatgtTTATTCTatgcccagtttaatatgcaacttaatgttttacaatattagtagtagggggtccctgctctgtctctttcagttaaggggtccttggcttaaaaaaccttgaagacccctggtcaaGATTATTGTAATTCTCTCCAAACATGCCTCGGTCAAGCTGCTTTGAATGTGTTAACAGTTGGTTTAAAATGCAGCTACCGGCCTCCTTACTGGAACTAGCCACCGGTCCCACATTACCCCTGCATctgcacctaaccctaaccctgcatTCCTCctttggcttcctgtaaaattagAATTAACTACAAGACCTTGCCTCCAGctacatttctctttgttcttTATTATATTTCTCAACCACTCCGATCCTCAAATATCTGCCTTTTAGCCATCCCCTACTCCAACCgcaaaacaaaatgtgattgtGCATTTACCTTTTTGGCCCCAACCCCTAGATCTCTTGTttggtctgtctctgtgttctgtgttttatattgtactttttttttctgctttatttattaattcatttatattttccGTGTGTGTGAAGgactttgaaactgtgtttttttttttttttttttttttttttttattactatgTAAATTaactttacttacttagttACAAGTGATAATGAATGATTTGTATAAAAGTTTCTTGGCCGTCTGTGCATGTATACTGTAGATATCCAATAAGAGTTCATCCCATGTAGAGTGACAGCTGCAGAACTCTCATTGATTCTTATGTTCTTTCACAGGTTCGTCGGTACTTGAATCTAATTAGAAGAAATCGGTTGGAGCCCACTCAAATTGGAACGTATTTCTGCAGCACACCAAGAGAATCAAAAATGCCTTACATGCAGTGGGCAGCGACCTCGTCAGGGAACCTCATTACAACTTGGTGGTTATTGACTTCCTGTCGAACTGTGAGAAGCTTTGAGTTGACTGCTGACATTTTCTTACTCCAGTGTCTTCAGGATGGTGGGAGTCCGCTGGGCGTCACAGTCGAAACTAAGAGCATAGTTGTCTATTTGAACGGTAAACAAAGCTGCTAAGATTAGCTTCCTCTGTCCCAGTCTTTTTGTTTTCCTTAAACATTTTTGAGAAACCTCATGGCCTTCTCATAGACAGATGACTGAGCCACTCACAAGGAACATGTGTAATTTTTATAGTTCTTAAccaatgtaaatattcattttacttttaacaGTGCAGGGTTTATTGGAGTTAATATCAATTATGTTATTTTGTGGATTTGCTTGTAGCCTGTTGGATCATAAGTATTGAAAATCGTTgcacaaataaaagtaaaccATATTTATTAAATTAACATGCAAAAATTGTATAAAAGTTTCATTGAATTAAATTTGTCCGATGGTTGCCCAGTGCATTGCATTATCTCTTTTAAACAAGACAAAGTCTTTGTGAGGCTGTACTAATGTAACTTACCTGTGCTAACGTCAGCACGCTAACAGTGACAATTCTAACATGCTGATACTAAGCAGGTGTAATGTTTACCATATGCTAACTTTGAGTCCAGCGTGTTagtatgctaacatttgctaataagTGCCAaatacaaagtacagctgaatgtcattagttttgcaggtttGTCAAAAGTTGTGAGACATATTTTGACCAGAAGATGGCACTAGACgaaaagttaagggatcaccaaagatcattaggattcatcctctgggaatatacttttttttttttgcttttatggCAGTCCATAATAGTtagtttttttacaatcactttggtgctaatttcagaaccttgatgtcatttttcaaaactctagacacaaaactcacaatgaatgtaaatatatgtgtgtgtgtatatacatatgtgtgtgtgtgtgtatatatatgtgtgtatgtatatatatatatgtgtgtaatatatatgtgtgtgtgtgtgtgtgtgtgtatatatatatatatatatatatatatatatatatatatatatatatatatatatatatgtatatatatatgtatatgtgtatatatatatatgtatatgtgtatatatgtatatatatatatgtatatatatgtgtatatatatatatatatatatatgtgtgtatatatatatatatatatatgtatatatatatatatatatgtgtatgtatatatatgtatatatatgtatatatatgtgtatgtatatatgtatatatatgtgtatgtatatatgtatatatatgtgtatatatatatgtaaatatatgtatatatatgtatatatatatgtatgtatatatgtatatgtatatatgtgtatatatatatgtatatatatatatatatatatatatatatatatatatatatatatatatatatatatatgtgtatatatatgtatgtatatatatatgtatgtatgtatatatatatatgtatgtatgtatatatatatatatatatatatatatatatatatatatatgtatatatatgtatgtatatatgtatgtatgtatatatatgtatgtatatatatatatatgtatatatatatatgtatatatatgtatgtatatatatatgtatgtatatatatatatatgtatatatatatatatatatgtatatatatatatatatatatatatatatatgtatatatatatatatatatatatgtatatatatgtatatatatatatatgtatgtatgtatatatatatatatatatatatgtatgtatatatatatatatatatatatgtatgtatatatatatatatatatatatatatatatatatatatatatatatatatatatatatatatatatatatatatacgcacATATATATTActctttatttacagtatccaggtaagttgattgagaacaaattctgaCATTGAGTGacaacctgtcacattcacacagttccacattcatggCAACTGGcaaccccagtctgatctgctggccactgagcaatatacacacacacacacacacatatatatatatatatatatatatatatatatatatatacacatatatatatatacacatatatacatatacgaacgatgacacagtgaaactatgggtagcttgtgtgtgggtgatctaaagtaacgtttcaatggtatttcacaatccatttgttttttgaacaagtgattgtgcaagtgcaatatttctttaaagatatgaatgcacaatgcagttttttgaacattggacagtgttacaagtgatgaccgttTTGAGTGTTGTGTCTAGAGTttagaaaaatgacatcaagattctgaaattagtagcaaagtgattgtaaaaaactatattaaatatttaagctggaccaaagtggccctgacattgccatccctagaaacacagacagcatggttacaaacacacaaacttacACTCATATGCTTATGGCACGTCATTGATTGCTTAGGAGTTGGAAACAAAAACTGTCACagcaaattaatttaaaaaatatatatatttatttgttcatGTAATTTAGGTTGTTGGAAAAATACATAACACAAGTTTCAGGTCATATTTGACTATCAAATACATATGGTAAGCCATTCCCTTACGGATGTGACTTTACATTTATAGAAAAGAAACTGACCCATGTTTCAACTTGAGTCTTTACTGTTGAGTCACCTGCAACCAGGCGAAGTAGCTGCCATGAAGTTGAACAAAGACAGGTCCATGCTAGTTCAGGATCATCTTCTTTAGTGCCATTTGGAGTTCTAAGATATTGTCTTAAAAAAGACCATGCTTAACCCACCGGCCTCCTTTCACAGTAACCTACATATAAAAAGGCATTGAGTTCAGCTAATCGGGGACAGGAGCGCCTGGTCAGCAGCACTCCTCAATCAGCAGCTCCCCTGAGCAGTACAGTTTCCTCTTGATAGCCCTGAAACTCGTACTCAGCGTCTGAGTGCTTCGGTGTCTTTCAGAAGCCTGTCGGGACTTGCTACCCTTAAAGAGCTTCTGAAACTTTGGCCACATCCCGCTCGACTCGAGCCTCAGCACCAGGGTTACATGGAAGGTCGGGACCAGGGTGGCATCTACTGCTATTTGGTCCACCGTACAAAGGGAGCCCTGCTCCCCCGTGTCCACACACAGGTCGATGAGCGCCCCCCTGAGGCCGCAAGGCTCGCTGGCGGCCAGGTGCAGCAGCTCGTTGCTGATATGGTGCAGCAGACAGTCAAGTAAGATGAGTTTGGAGCAGCCCAGGATGTGTGATGCATCGTTGAGACTTTGCGTTATTGTTGCTACAACCTCAGCAGCCAGGGTCTCCTCCAGGGGATAACAGAAGAAACTGCTGTCTGATTCTGACAGGGACACGTCTGCCACAGATCCTAAAACAAAAGAATACGGGTTAAAGTTGTGTCTGGTAGTTCAGAAAAATGGGAGGTCACCAGAAAAAGCCTCAGTCTCTTTTAACCCTTTTGTTCCTTGTCAGTTCATGTTCtcgctttttaaaaaaaaaaaaaggcaagtcaacaaaaaaaaattaaaatacatctTGGTTAGCCTACAATGTGAATCAGcccaaacaaaacacaaaattgaGCTTCCTGACAGATGAAGCCCGCAAAACTTACCAGTTTCGCTGCTGCTGCCCAGATGACCCGCTGCTTGCCTCTGACTGATCCCCTTCAGCTCAGTCAGCCTCTGCAGAAGTCTGCCCCAGGACAGCCGCTTTGAGCCCCTGTCCTCCGCCGGAGACGGAGGAAAGCTGTCGTACGGGGAATTGTTACAAGAAAATGACATATttacaaagaaacaaacaaaaagaactgagtgtttaaaaaaaaaaaaaaaaaaagtgctacgGTATCCTTCGATTGCGGACACCTCCTAAGCCAGGCCAGCTGGAAAACACTGACTGCAACAATGGAACAAAGCGTTAAATACCGAAGCCAGGATGCCCCGCCCTTTGTATTTCTTAACCAATGAGGTTTCAGCTCACGTCTTCAGCTCTCTACCCTGCCTGGTAACATTTTTGTCCTTTGATGAGTCAAAGGCCAGGCCCCCTGACCCGGCAAGGGGCCAGCACTCACAcagctttagaaaaaaaaaaagtgactacCAAACATGAGATTTAACAGCCAAACCGACAGGCCAATCAGCGCTGGTCGTCACAATGCCATGGATCACTAAAAAGACACACCCCTGCAGTTTtgggacaaaaaaaatagatatgATGAAAGAGCTCGGGAAAAGATTCCTTCTGACACGTATCCCACGTATGCCTCGTGTGCGTTAATGATCGGAAACTTGAGTCACTTTAGGCATTCCGATAATCTTATAAAAATATAGAGAATTGAGTGATATTATGGACTATTGGGATAAAACAAATTACTGGCTAGAAGTAATAGAGCTTACCCTCCACcttataggctacatttaaaaaaatatctagaTTTTCTTGCCAGAGGTTGTTGTAGCCTATTTAAGTATTCTCTCACATAATCAATACTGTGGCTGTGTACttcagtttatttttgtgttttagaatattttcatgATTTCCAAGAATTTTGCTATTCTTTTTAGAGAAATCTAAAGTAGCCTAGCGCTCAAGATCAACTTTAGATCTCCTGATTTCagtcacgtacacacacatggacCATCCCCCACCCCTTTTAAACACTCCACTCTTGCTCAAGATCGAAGTTAACATCATTAGTTGGTctttacatatttttgtttttacactttagggttattttaaattaatagcTTTTCATACAGTCTCGCCTAAAGCTGAATTAGTGCTTTGCGTTTCAAGTGTGATAGACATGGGAGTATATAGGCATGTATGCAATTTAATGGGGTGCGGACATGGACTGAATGGGTGCTGGTCAAACTCaggtaatataaaaaatatcttACATGAATGTCTAGTCTAAATATGCAAAATAAAGGTCAGCCCCAGTCCTATTTAACAGAATTTGTTAGAACAGTTTAGCAAGGAAATCAATATGCAAACCTACTGTTAGAAAAGACCCACTTACAAAACTTGGTTATGATAAAACTTCGCAGAATATGACATTTACAATATTTGTAgatatattttatgttattgtagatatatatgtatatatctatatagatatatatttgtatattacatttagttattttttattatttgtttttactctGAAGCTACATAGTCCTGTTGGTTCTGTCCTAATTTGTGTAGGCTAATTCACTGTACAGGCAGATGGGGGCGCCACTGCACCACCTGTAAATTACAGACAATGAAGAAGCTtcaaccagtgtgtgtgtgtgtgtgtgtgtgtgtgtgtgtgtgtgtgtgtgtgtgtgtgtgtgtgtgtgtgtgtgtgtgtgtgtgtgtgtgtgtgtgtgtgcgtgcgtgcgtgcgagcgagcaagcgtgcgtgcgtgcgtgcgtgcgtgcgtgtgtctgtgtgtgtgtgtgtgtgtgtgtgtgtgtgtgtgtgtgtgtgtgtgtgtgtgtgaaatgcgTATGCCTGAATGCACCTATTGTTTTGAGTGAATGTGCCTATGAAAACACAATCTTCGGCATGCATTCGTCCGTGCATTTTAATGGTcacaactgtgttttttttcctgcttcttTACTGTGTCTCTGCACTCTGCATATAGATGAGCATGTATCATTTAACTAAGCTTAGGATAAAATTATTATTGCATCATGTCGTGgaggaaaaaagtaaaatggaTAAGAGGGAATAAAGCGTGACAGGCGATGTGTTTTACAGTTCAAACAGGCCTGAGAGAGTTGTTAGGCTAGCCTGCCTCAGGCTATGTAATTCATGTATAATACATCTACTACCAAATGGATTCTCAAGAATGGATTTTTTTCCTGGAACAATTTGCTTGATCTGAGGAGCATCGGAGTGAATCACAAAGAAAAACCTTAGCTTCCTATATTTTCACTCCAGATCACTATTTGATTCAGTTATtggtataaaaaataaacagagagacagagtgattAATTgtgatttaaaatatttaaacctAAATTAGCTCAGATACGACCTTCTTCAGAATCTTTTCAATATGCTCATGTTGTTAATTAATTCAGCAGGGGGTAAAATGTTCCCTGGATTGCGTTTGCTAGGCTGTAGCTATAGCAACAACATGCTGTTGTGAGCAGGGTCAATCTGGAATGTTTTGTTGAAGCTATAGTGTAATAATCCTTGCCCTGTGTTTTTATCGTTGCTCATGACATGATCAGTGAGGTGGCTTCAGGCACTCTAACAGCATAAATCAAACCAAAGAAGAAATAAAGGATACTTTTATCTCAATGGTAAATATTCCAGCATGTAGCCTCTCATTCCTGTGTCATCTGAGCCTTGTGTTTATCTGGAAACCCTTTAGCTCAGAGTGCAGGATTCTCTGTTTGGCTTTGTGTGCCTGCATCACCTGACGTTGGAGCTGGGACAGCGTTCCATTTAGGTTTTGATTTATTGCTGGAGGAAGCAGAAACAGACCTGCACTCTCAATTGGGGCAGGAGAAACTGTGATGTTTGGCAAGTTTTGCTGAGACGCACTCTTCTTTATCAAAGCATTAAAATTTTACACACCAACTTCAAATAGCCAATATTTTGAATATTAGGTTAATGGAAAGATAGACTCTTTAGTTTTGGCTGACCTTGAATTAGAAATAAAGTCTGTGGGTTCCATTAAGTTTTGGCAcatttgg from Perca flavescens isolate YP-PL-M2 chromosome 17, PFLA_1.0, whole genome shotgun sequence includes:
- the dnajb12a gene encoding dnaJ homolog subfamily B member 12a isoform X3, which codes for MRHRSHGEEPDVSAPRATDSGKSYTADQLDAVRKIKSCKDYYQILGVEKTASEEDLKKAYRKLALKFHPDKNHAPGATEAFKAIGNAYAVLSNTEKRRQYDQYGEERSNTNRHRHHRDFEADISPEDLFNMFFGGGFPSSNVHVYRNGRMHFAHHNRQERREQQRDGGLALFVQLMPILILIIVSALSQMMVTQPPYSLSYRPSAGHIHKRHTSNLKVLFYVGERFNEEYSGNNLKNVERSVEEDYISNLRNNCWKEKQQKEGLLYRARYFGDSELYQRAQRMGTPSCSRLSEIQVIMDG
- the LOC114572374 gene encoding DNA damage-inducible transcript 4 protein → MSFSCNNSPYDSFPPSPAEDRGSKRLSWGRLLQRLTELKGISQRQAAGHLGSSSETGSVADVSLSESDSSFFCYPLEETLAAEVVATITQSLNDASHILGCSKLILLDCLLHHISNELLHLAASEPCGLRGALIDLCVDTGEQGSLCTVDQIAVDATLVPTFHVTLVLRLESSGMWPKFQKLFKGSKSRQASERHRSTQTLSTSFRAIKRKLYCSGELLIEECC